Proteins from a genomic interval of Antedon mediterranea chromosome 5, ecAntMedi1.1, whole genome shotgun sequence:
- the LOC140049043 gene encoding uncharacterized protein: MSTSSRRRDGARDEARSIGSRSHRSKASSQSVSSLEVSAAQARADAAVAKARVTFSKKKSAAKLEALKAEMEAAKAMLDIDEVEKEEEMAAAQARANVLQAELQHISFEDIEEELSQLESNNQMEEVQGAPQDAVPSQRMAEVLNELPKMEPSQRVENYLNNAVEVPTSTLNPGARSYEPNHMQEYIRILARQRLPLQEPDIYSGDPIMFLPWKRSFEAMVKTACVDTVEKLSFLCKYTTGEAKVLVDRFRLRHVEDVDKAYHEAWTELEDRFGNQTLISAEIILRLTKYRRFKAGDLTALQELADLCGDAVAQMQELPHLIMLNTPHGIKPIVEKLPHFIINKWREKVAKHKRKMKTFPNFSIFTEFLSEMAHIQRDPDVPRGTVDEVKTDTPGNYRTQTGYRPKTTQRSTVNVRMTEVNKSEGMCPLHNGQHPLVDCRNFLAKTYAAKKSFLKENQVCFRCLSSTSHMARNCDRNVRCGECGSDRHPTVFHGDRLQKANGGEQVKAEQKANGGEQVKMEQKAKGEKANGGEQGTESQKTKERDKVVSTTCTDVCGGIGLSRSCAKICLAKIYLEDHPNTFIKTYIILDDQSNRSLAKSEVFDLFNINAKLTSYTLKTCSGAAEVQGRKLEKLIIESMDGKTRIAAPSLLECNDIPGNKAEIPTPETASNFPHLKDIADKIPPLDENANITILLGRDAAQAHKVREVRNGPNHSPWGQRLDLGWMVIGDVCLGGAHQKNVVTANRNHIKVLRNGRPSAMFTTCKGMINAKEITLQRSCDVLGGNVFQQKEDDEKYGMSREDVEFVKLMGKEMKRGEQGNWIAPLPFREERKRLPNNKQQAMNRMQSLIRTLDKKPEMKAHYLAFMEKVFSKQHAELVEDDSHDEECWYLPHFGVYHPQKPGKIRVVFDSSAQFQDTSLNNVLMSGPDLVNGLLGVLIRFRQDPVAFVADIEQMFYSFQVVEEHRDYLRFLWFEDNDPSKVLRTYRMKVHIFGNKPSPAVATLGLRKTAQEGESEFGADAREFVEKNFYVDDGLKSLATSDEAIDLLKRTQAMLATANLRLHKIVSNDAKVIAAFSPQDVASNMCNLELGSDAPLTQRSLGVLWDVKSDAFTFSITEVSSKAFTKRGVLSEINSIYDPIGFASPVIIEGRRLLREMTKDQCIDWDEPLPKQLHDSWQKWRSSIVQLSDVLIPRPYTSFPSNQSIQRELHTFSDASNTAIGAVSYLRITDKVGEVHLSFVVGKAKLAPKAATSIPRLELCGAVLAAEVAKCVKTELDFKLDATHFYTDSKVVLGYIRNKTRKFYMYVANRVEQILQSTKPEQWKYVKTDINPADQATRSIKAKDLQNSAWIQGPRFLLNKNSCERNTTVWDISEIEEDPEVRPVVAASATEVQSAKSLGSERFSRFSNWGNLVRAIGSLVHIACTFTETKKKDCSGWHVCMIPPPVLIKAKQIVVKCAQLDEFTAEINHMKNGKHLPKTSTLVKLTPYLDNEGVMRVGGRLEMGLAEEGAHPMILPKHHHVTTLIIRHYHQQVQHQGRHLTHGRIRSEGFWIIGGKRSISKELGKCVVCKKQRGKQETQKMADLPKERLTSAPPFTYVGLDVFGPWMVRTRRTRGGQANGKRWAILFTCMCSRAVHIEVIECMDTSSCLNALRRFFAIRGPAKQLRSDCGTNFVGACNILGESIQKEGQDKIKRYLLTRECEWVFNPPHASHMGGSWERMIGVARKIIDGMFRDLGETKLTHEVLVTLMAEVSGIINARPLVEVSTDPESPQIISPNTLLTQKSQPFAAPPGAFCNADLYGKQWRTVQHLANKFWAKWKRDYIPTLQNRSKWQHEKRNIKEGDIVLLKEKDTVRNDWPLGRIVKAIEGSDGRVRRVEVTVYRGGELKTFARPISELVLIMPTP; encoded by the coding sequence ATGTCGACTTCTAGTAGAAGACGTGATGGTGCGAGAGATGAAGCAAGGTCAATAGGGTCAAGGAGCCATAGATCGAAGGCATCATCGCAGTCAGTGTCATCATTAGAAGTATCTGCTGCACAAGCTCGTGCTGATGCTGCTGTAGCAAAAGCTCGGGTTACATTTTCGAAGAAGAAGAGTGCCGCCAAGTTAGAGGCGTTGAAGGCTGAAATGGAAGCAGCTAAAGCTATGTTAGACATAGACGAAGTagagaaagaagaagaaatggCTGCAGCACAGGCTAGAGCCAATGTCCTTCAAGCAGAATTGCAACATATATCTTTTGAAGATATTGAGGAAGAGCTTTCACAGTTAGAAAGCAATAACCAGATGGAAGAGGTGCAAGGCGCACCCCAAGATGCAGTACCCAGTCAAAGAATGGCAGAGGTGCTTAACGAACTTCCAAAGATGGAACCCAGTCAGCGGGTAGAAAATTATCTAAACAATGCTGTAGAGGTACCAACATCTACTCTTAATCCTGGAGCTAGATCTTACGAACCAAATCATATGCAGGAGTACATTCGAATACTGGCACGTCAGCGATTACCCTTGCAAGAACCGGACATTTACTCTGGGGATCCAATAATGTTTCTTCCGTGGAAAAGATCCTTTGAAGCTATGGTGAAAACAGCCTGTGTGGACACTGTTGAAAAGCTGTCATTCCTGTGTAAATATACTACTGGCGAAGCAAAAGTTTTGGTTGATCGATTCAGACTAAGGCATGTTGAAGATGTTGACAAGGCCTATCATGAGGCCTGGACTGAGCTAGAAGACAGGTTCGGGAACCAAACCTTAATATCAGCTGAAATCATCCTGAGACTTACCAAATACAGAAGATTCAAAGCAGGTGATTTGACCGCACTCCAAGAACTGGCTGATTTGTGTGGAGACGCAGTTGCTCAAATGCAGGAGCTACCCCATCTGATTATGTTAAACACTCCTCATGGTATTAAACCAATTGTAGAGAAGTTACCACActtcataattaataaatggAGAGAAAAGGTCGCAAAACATAAAAGGAAAATGAAAACGTTCCCGAATTTCAGCATTTTCACAGAGTTTCTAAGTGAGATGGCTCACATCCAACGTGATCCTGATGTCCCAAGAGGAACTGTTGATGAGGTCAAAACTGATACACCGGGAAACTACCGTACACAGACAGGTTACCGTCCTAAGACCACGCAACGTTCAACTGTAAATGTGAGAATGACTGAGGTGAATAAATCTGAAGGGATGTGTCCGCTACACAATGGTCAGCATCCGTTGGTAGACTGTAGAAACTTTCTGGCCAAGACTTATGCTGCTAAGAAGTCATTCCTTAAGGAAAACCAAGTATGTTTCCGATGTCTCTCGTCTACATCACACATGGCTAGGAATTGTGATAGAAATGTCAGGTGTGGAGAATGCGGTAGTGATCGTCATCCGACTGTATTCCATGGTGACCGTTTGCAGAAGGCGAATGGCGGGGAACAAGTAAAAGCGGAGCAAAAGGCAAATGGCGGGGAGCAAGTAAAAATGGAGCAAAAGGCGAAAGGTGAGAAGGCAAATGGCGGGGAGCAGGGGACAGAGTCGCAGAAGACGAAGGAAAGAGACAAAGTAGTAAGTACTACATGTACGGATGTCTGCGGTGGAATTGGGCTGAGCCGATCATGTGCTAAAATTTGTTtagcaaaaatatatttagaagaCCATCCTAACACTTTCATAAAAACCTACATTATACTAGACGACCAAAGCAATCGCTCGTTGGCCAAGAGTGAGGTATTCGACCTTTTTAATATCAATGCAAAACTTACGTCGTATACTTTGAAGACCTGTTCGGGAGCGGCTGAAGTTCAAGGCCGAAAACTGGAGAAGCTGATAATTGAGTCCATGGATGGTAAAACAAGAATAGCAGCCCCATCGCTACTTGAATGTAATGACATACCTGGAAACAAGGCAGAAATTCCCACTCCAGAGACAGCCAGCAATTTTCCTCACTTGAAGGATATTGCGGACAAGATACCACCCTTGGATGAAAATGCAAATATTACCATACTGCTCGGCCGAGATGCTGCTCAAGCTCATAAAGTCCGAGAAGTACGCAATGGACCAAATCACTCTCCATGGGGCCAACGACTTGATCTAGGCTGGATGGTTATTGGCGACGTCTGCTTAGGGGGAGCCCACCAAAAGAATGTTGTCACCGCCAACAGAAACCATATAAAAGTTTTGAGAAATGGTAGGCCATCCGCCATGTTTACAACTTGTAAAGGAATGATCAATGCGAAGGAAATAACCCTGCAACGCAGCTGTGACGTACTCGGTGGTAATGTATTCCAACAGAAAGAAGATGACGAGAAGTATGGAATGTCCAGAGAAGATGTGGAGTTCGTGAAACTTATGGGAAAAGAGATGAAACGAGGTGAACAAGGAAATTGGATAGCCCCACTTCCTTTTCGAGAAGAAAGAAAAAGGTTACCCAACAACAAGCAGCAAGCAATGAATCGTATGCAGTCTCTTATTCGCACACTGGATAAGAAGCCAGAGATGAAAGCTCACTACTTAGCGTTCATGGAGAAAGTATTCTCAAAGCAACATGCTGAGCTCGTCGAAGATGACAGTCATGATGAAGAGTGCTGGTATTTACCACATTTTGGTGTGTACCATCCACAAAAGCCAGGGAAGATCCGGGTGGTTTTTGATTCCAGTGCGCAATTCCAAGATACATCACTTAACAACGTGTTAATGAGTGGACCAGATCTGGTAAATGGGTTGCTTGGTGTATTGATACGGTTCAGGCAGGATCCTGTGGCGTTTGTAGCAGACATTGAGCAAATGTTCTACTCATTTCAAGTCGTGGAAGAACACAGAGATTATCTTCGGTTCCTGTGGTTCGAAGACAACGACCCCAGCAAAGTATTGAGAACGTATCGGATGAAAGTTCACATCTTCGGAAACAAACCTTCTCCAGCTGTTGCTACGCTAGGACTGAGAAAGACTGCACAAGAAGGAGAGAGCGAGTTTGGCGCAGATGCAAGAGAGTTCGTGGAGAAGAATTTTTATGTCGATGATGGGCTGAAGTCTTTAGCTACTTCAGATGAGGCGATCGACCTGCTCAAGCGCACACAAGCCATGTTAGCCACAGCTAATTTACGATTACATAAAATTGTCTCAAACGATGCAAAAGTGATAGCGGCTTTCTCACCTCAAGATGTAGCAAGTAACATGTGCAACCTCGAACTCGGATCTGACGCTCCTCTTACGCAAAGGTCATTAGGGGTACTGTGGGATGTCAAGTCAGATGCCTTTACTTTCTCTATTACGGAGGTTAGCAGCAAGGCATTCACTAAGCGAGGAGTGCTGTCAGAAATCAACAGCATATATGACCCAATCGGCTTTGCGTCACCCGTCATTATAGAGGGAAGAAGGCTGTTAAGGGAAATGACAAAGGATCAATGCATAGATTGGGATGAGCCATTACCGAAACAGCTACATGATTCATGGCAGAAGTGGCGAAGCTCCATAGTTCAACTGTCAGATGTTCTGATTCCTCGTCCTTATACATCATTTCCATCAAACCAGTCCATCCAGAGAGAACTCCACACATTCTCTGATGCTTCTAACACAGCCATTGGCGCTGTGTCTTACCTCAGAATTACTGATAAAGTGGGAGAAGTTCACTTGAGTTTTGTTGTTGGAAAGGCAAAGCTAGCACCTAAAGCTGCGACATCAATACCACGCTTAGAGTTGTGCGGAGCAGTACTTGCCGCAGAAGTCGCAAAATGTGTTAAGACTGAATTGGATTTTAAGTTGGATGCCACACATTTTTACACCGATAGCAAGGTCGTTCTCGGTTATATCAGAAATAAAACCCGTAAGTTCTATATGTACGTGGCGAACAGAGTGGAACAGATTCTTCAGTCGACCAAACCAGAACAATGGAAATATGTTAAAACAGACATAAACCCAGCCGATCAAGCTACAAGATCCATAAAGGCTAAAGACTTACAGAACTCGGCATGGATTCAAGGACCAAGATTCCTACTTAATAAGAACTCGTGTGAGAGAAACACAACGGTCTGGGACATCAGTGAAATTGAAGAGGATCCCGAAGTAAGACCTGTCGTAGCTGCCAGTGCTACAGAAGTTCAGTCAGCCAAATCATTGGGATCCGAGCGATTTAGCAGATTTTCGAATTGGGGAAATCTTGTGCGAGCAATTGGAAGTCTTGTGCATATTGCTTGTACGTTCACAGAAACCAAGAAAAAAGACTGTAGTGGGTGGCATGTATGCATGATTCCACCACCTGTATTGATCAAGGCAAAACAGATTGTAGTAAAATGTGCTCAACTTGATGAATTCACAGCTGAAATCAATCACATGAAGAATGGAAAACATCTTCCCAAGACAAGTACGTTAGTAAAGCTTACACCTTATTTGGATAACGAGGGAGTCATGCGAGTTGGAGGACGTTTAGAAATGGGACTAGCCGAAGAAGGAGCGCATCCTATGATTCTTCCCAAACATCACCATGTCACAACATTAATCATCCGCCACTACCACCAACAAGTTCAACACCAAGGCAGACACCTAACACATGGCAGAATACGTAGTGAAGGCTTCTGGATAATAGGTGGCAAGAGGTCAATCTCAAAGGAGCTTGGAAAGTGTGTAGTTTGCAAGAAGCAAAGAGGAAAGCAAGAGACACAGAAAATGGCTGATTTACCTAAGGAACGCTTAACATCAGCTCCCCCATTCACATATGTAGGGCTTGACGTATTCGGTCCTTGGATGGTACGAACACGGCGCACAAGGGGTGGACAAGCAAACGGAAAACGATGGGCCATTTTGTTTACTTGCATGTGTAGTCGGGCTGTCCATATAGAGGTGATAGAGTGTATGGATACCTCAAGCTGCTTGAACGCCCTTAGAAGATTCTTTGCGATAAGAGGTCCTGCGAAACAACTACGGTCAGATTGTGGGACGAATTTTGTTGGTGCGTGCAATATCTTGGGTGAAAGTATTCAGAAAGAAGgacaagataaaattaaacgCTATCTATTGACCCGTGAATGTGAGTGGGTGTTCAACCCGCCTCATGCATCCCATATGGGAGGAAGTTGGGAACGTATGATTGGAGTAGCAAGGAAGATTATAGATGGTATGTTTAGAGATCTTGGAGAAACCAAGTTAACCCACGAAGTCCTGGTAACACTAATGGCAGAAGTATCAGGAATTATTAATGCACGACCCTTAGTAGAAGTCTCTACTGATCCTGAATCACCACAAATAATATCACCAAACACTCTACTTACTCAAAAGTCTCAACCATTCGCAGCACCTCCTGGAGCGTTTTGTAATGCTGATTTGTATGGTAAGCAGTGGCGAACGGTACAGCACTTGGCTAACAAATTTTGGGCAAAATGGAAAAGAGACTATATCCCTACACTTCAGAACAGAAGCAAGTGGCAACATGAAAAGAGGAATATAAAGGAAGGAGATATTGTTCTTCTAAAGGAGAAAGACACCGTCAGAAATGATTGGCCTTTGGGACGAATCGTTAAAGCAATTGAAGGATCAGACGGACGAGTTAGGAGAGTGGAAGTGACTGTTTATAGAGGTGGAGAACTGAAAACCTTTGCAAGACCGATTAGTGAATTGGTACTGATAATGCCGACTCCTTAA